A region from the Triticum urartu cultivar G1812 chromosome 1, Tu2.1, whole genome shotgun sequence genome encodes:
- the LOC125507847 gene encoding pentatricopeptide repeat-containing protein At5g04780, mitochondrial-like, protein MATTMLPSPSLPPTPRGALSTRCSLQAPTHAHRVLEGVSRRRHAPVQRARPEAAAYAREIGACVRARRWGAACDAFAAMRAAGAAPDRFLLPQVLRACAGADAPRLAAAAHALAAKGGPALADDAVVGNAVVAMYAALGDVRAARAAFASLPERDVVAWTALVGAYANAGELGEAFQLFESMQASGVRPDVISWNTLVSGFARNGDIGAALDLFDEMRLRGVKPRVSSWNCIISGCVQNARYDEALGVFLEMCETEMPDAVTIASILPACTGLMALGLGEQLHSYVVRCGIKLNVYIGSSLIGMYSECREFAYARSVFAAIDGERNVTVWNELIQSYISDGRMDKACEAFNLMQQDGLKPDTVTYNNFIAAYARAGQKELANELLSGMMNVSLKPNVVSMNALISGLHQFGLCADALEVFRYMQLLNSGDAKRWTFLDNSKPIQPNGTTITSVLSLLTDLKLDRLGKEVHCYALRNGLTSNIFVSSKLVDLYGKTGDMVSAANVFQGIRNKNVVTWNSLLAAYKHNRKPEVVLKLFCEMLESNLLPNLVTVQIALLSSGMTMASGYGRELHGYIQKNWPDGYPVTLASELIDMYGKCGKIEDARLAFERSVEKDVAVWNAMMSCYLLHRMPRDVKRLFEILEQSRTRPDPVTFILLLSACKQEGSMVEARSYFYSMEDLYGIKPSLKHYTCMVDIMGTAGLLEESLELVQKMPVEPDACLWSTVLKACKLHSDLDVAAKAAKALFELEPNNASNYMLLSNIYANSGFWDSTESVRDAMTEHGLHVETQCSWLYLGTSVDLFEAGDLSHPAFEDILSTWKDLASRMAESGYAPQDVEPYCNVQVDPLSCHHTERIAVCYGLISMRAHEPIRVSKNFRMCKECHSSIKFISRDKKREILISDGCTYHHFSDGSCSCGDMW, encoded by the coding sequence ATGGCGACCACCATGCTGCCGTCCCCGTCTCTGCCTCCTACTCCCCGCGGCGCCTTATCGACGCGCTGCTCACTGCAGGCCCCGACCCACGCGCACCGGGTGCTGGAAGGGGTATCACGGAGGCGGCATGCCCCGGTGCAGCGCGCGCGACCCGAGGCCGCGGCGTACGCGCGGGAGATAGGCGCCTGCGTGCGTGCGCGGCGCTGGGGCGCGGCATGCGACGCGTTCGCGGCCATGCGCGCCGCCGGGGCCGCGCCCGACAGGTTCCTCCTCCCGCAGGTGCTCCGGGCCTGCGCCGGGGCGGACgcgccccgcctcgccgccgccgcgcacgCGCTCGCCGCCAAGGGCGGGCCCGCGCTCGCCGACGACGCCGTGGTAGGGAACGCTGTCGTCGCCATGTACGCGGCGCTCGGGGACGTCCGCGCCGCGCGTGCAGCGTTCGCGTCGCTCCCCGAACGCGACGTTGTGGCATGGACCGCTCTCGTGGGCGCCTACGCCAACGCCGGGGAGCTGGGCGAGGCCTTCCAGCTGTTTGAATCGATGCAGGCCAGTGGCGTGCGGCCTGACGTGATTTCGTGGAACACCCTCGTCTCCGGCTTCGCGAGAAATGGTGATATTGGTGCTGCACTCGATCTATTCGACGAAATGCGACTGAGAGGTGTCAAGCCACGGGTCAGTTCTTGGAACTGCATCATCTCTGGCTGTGTGCAGAATGCGCGCTATGATGAGGCTTTGGGCGTCTTCCTGGAGATGTGCGAGACTGAGATGCCTGATGCAGTCACAATTGCTAGTATACTCCCTGCTTGCACTGGCTTGATGGCACTGGGCCTTGGAGAGCAGCTGCATTCTTATGTTGTACGTTGTGGTATCAAATTAAATGTCTACATTGGTTCTTCTTTGATTGGCATGTACTCCGAGTGCAGAGAGTTTGCTTATGCGAGAAGCGTGTTCGCCGCCATTGATGGGGAGAGGAATGTCACTGTATGGAATGAGTTGATTCAATCATATATCAGTGATGGGAGGATGGACAAAGCGTGTGAAGCCTTTAACTTGATGCAGCAGGATGGATTGAAGCCTGACACTGTCACATATAACAATTTCATTGCTGCATATGCTAGAGCGGGTCAGAAAGAACTAGCAAATGAACTGTTGTCAGGCATGATGAATGTCAGCTTGAAGCCCAATGTGGTATCAATGAATGCTTTAATATCTGGTTTGCATCAGTTTGGCCTCTGTGCTGATGCACTGGAAGTTTTCAGATACATGCAGCTCCTAAACAGCGGAGATGCAAAGCGCTGGACATTTCTGGATAATAGCAAGCCCATCCAACCAAATGGTACTACAATTACTAGTGTCCTCTCACTGTTGACAGACCTCAAGTTAGATCGTCTTGGGAAGGAAGTACACTGCTATGCTCTAAGGAATGGTCTGACGTCAAACATATTTGTTTCCAGCAAATTGGTTGACCTTTATGGTAAAACTGGTGATATGGTATCTGCTGCTAATGTCTTCCAGGGAATCAGGAATAAGAATGTTGTCACATGGAACAGTCTGCTAGCAGCTTACAAGCATAATAGGAAGCCCGAAGTTGTTTTGAAACTATTCTGTGAAATGCTTGAGTCTAATTTACTTCCTAACTTGGTTACAGTGCAGATAGCGCTTTTGTCTTCTGGTATGACGATGGCATCAGGGTATGGGAGAGAACTGCATGGTTACATACAGAAAAACTGGCCTGATGGTTATCCAGTCACTCTTGCAAGTGAGCTAATAGATATGTATGGGAAATGTGGTAAGATTGAGGATGCTAGACTGGCTTTTGAGCGCAGTGTTGAAAAGGATGTAGCAGTATGGAATGCAATGATGAGTTGCTACTTGCTTCATAGGATGCCTAGAGATGTTAAAAGATTGTTCGAAATACTTGAACAATCTAGAACTCGACCAGATCCTGTTACTTTCATCTTACTTCTTTCAGCTTGTAAGCAAGAAGGTTCCATGGTGGAAGCTCGGAGCTATTTCTACAGTATGGAAGATCTGTATGGCATAAAACCAAGTTTAAAACACTACACTTGCATGGTTGACATCATGGGAACAGCTGGTTTATTGGAGGAGTCACTAGAACTTGTCCAGAAGATGCCAGTTGAGCCGGATGCATGCCTATGGTCTACTGTTCTCAAAGCTTGTAAGCTTCACTCAGATTTGGACGTTGCGGCTAAGGCTGCAAAAGCTCTTTTCGAGCTTGAACCAAATAATGCTTCAAACTACATGTTGCTTTCCAACATATATGCGAACAGCGGCTTTTGGGATTCCACTGAATCTGTAAGAGATGCCATGACAGAGCACGGGTTGCACGTCGAGACCCAGTGTAGCTGGCTATATCTTGGCACAAGTGTGGATTTGTTTGAGGCTGGAGATTTGTCCCATCCTGCATTTGAGGATATTTTGAGTACATGGAAGGACTTGGCTAGTAGGATGGCAGAGTCTGGGTATGCTCCTCAAGACGTTGAGCCCTATTGCAATGTACAAGTTGATCCATTGTCGTGCCACCACACCGAGCGGATTGCTGTGTGCTATGGACTTATTTCCATGCGTGCCCATGAACCGATACGGGTCTCGAAGAATTTCCGAATGTGCAAGGAATGCCATTCCTCAATCAAGTTTATCTCAAGGGATAAGAAGCGGGAGATACTGATTTCAGATGGTTGCACCTATCACCACTTCAGCGATGGCTCATGCAGCTGTGGGGACATGTGGTAA
- the LOC125531761 gene encoding uncharacterized protein LOC125531761 isoform X1: MNLLCPKNLCCCSNSFAFQISFLQHKDSLMKRLHGVRRYYAYCKALLQLDFIKWNSNPEEVLKRIKESTRWSDVLNDYELQRGLEGHMKFSRMHVSKLDITSTSSSMTEFDKVALEEDINSRMSSELEKHLQFPDQLLMREYFNSVKIRNLAREAGVILVEEVSFLFLAFRF, translated from the exons ATGAATCTGTTATGTCCTAAGAATCTGTGTTGTTGTTCCAATTCTTTCGcctttcaaatatcttttttacAGCACAAAGATTCTCTTATGAAAAGATTGCATGGTGTTCGAAGATATTATGCATACTGCAAAGCCCTTCTGCAACTTGATTTTATCAAG TGGAATAGTAACCCTGAAGAAGTTTTAAAACGGATCAAAGAGTCAACTAGATGGTCTGATGTGCTGAATGATTATGAGCTACAACGTGGTTTAGAG GGTCATATGAAATTTTCAAGGATGCATGTGAGTAAATTGGACATAACTTCCACAAGCAGCAGCATGACTGAG TTTGATAAGGTAGCTTTGGAGGAAGACATCAACTCTCGTATGAGTTCAGAATTAGAGAAGCATCTACAATTCCCTGACCAG TTGCTCATGCGAGAATATTTCAATAGTGTGAAAATAAGGAACCTTGCCAGGGAGGCTGGAGTCATTCTTGTCGAAGAGGTCAGTTTTCTATTTTTGGCATTCAGATTTTGA
- the LOC125531761 gene encoding uncharacterized protein LOC125531761 isoform X2 — MKRLHGVRRYYAYCKALLQLDFIKWNSNPEEVLKRIKESTRWSDVLNDYELQRGLEGHMKFSRMHVSKLDITSTSSSMTEFDKVALEEDINSRMSSELEKHLQFPDQLLMREYFNSVKIRNLAREAGVILVEEVSFLFLAFRF, encoded by the exons ATGAAAAGATTGCATGGTGTTCGAAGATATTATGCATACTGCAAAGCCCTTCTGCAACTTGATTTTATCAAG TGGAATAGTAACCCTGAAGAAGTTTTAAAACGGATCAAAGAGTCAACTAGATGGTCTGATGTGCTGAATGATTATGAGCTACAACGTGGTTTAGAG GGTCATATGAAATTTTCAAGGATGCATGTGAGTAAATTGGACATAACTTCCACAAGCAGCAGCATGACTGAG TTTGATAAGGTAGCTTTGGAGGAAGACATCAACTCTCGTATGAGTTCAGAATTAGAGAAGCATCTACAATTCCCTGACCAG TTGCTCATGCGAGAATATTTCAATAGTGTGAAAATAAGGAACCTTGCCAGGGAGGCTGGAGTCATTCTTGTCGAAGAGGTCAGTTTTCTATTTTTGGCATTCAGATTTTGA